Proteins encoded within one genomic window of Pseudalkalibacillus sp. SCS-8:
- a CDS encoding endospore germination permease has product MKNKAETITKYQLFYMILQTQIGVGVLGLPFAVHQVSQNDGWISVLIAGFISQLLIFIIWGLIKKYPGETIYGIAEKLAGKYFGKLISTLYIIYGTLICMLILDLYQSILKLWVLPHTPKWALMLMMVFAGIYIVKERVRIIARFFMFVTILVPILIILTLISFPTSVEYRYLFPIGQAGTLKIFIGAHSVLISMLGFEQLLILSKYTQANDRSILKAVSLANGITVLIYVFLVLISFMFFSPKEIDLIPHPVLYMLKAITFKIVERIDLLFISIWIVIVATSFISYLLFASKGVSYLFKLKGHKASAYIVASVAFALALIPNTKFEIEQISTYIGYVSYGFIAFIPILLLLISILKSLRSE; this is encoded by the coding sequence ATGAAAAATAAAGCAGAAACGATTACCAAATATCAATTGTTTTATATGATCCTGCAAACCCAAATCGGAGTGGGTGTTTTAGGGCTGCCCTTTGCAGTACATCAAGTATCCCAAAACGATGGATGGATTTCCGTCCTCATAGCAGGCTTTATATCCCAACTATTAATTTTCATCATTTGGGGTCTCATAAAAAAATACCCAGGAGAAACCATTTATGGGATTGCTGAGAAGCTGGCCGGAAAATATTTTGGTAAATTGATCAGTACCTTATATATCATTTATGGAACGTTGATATGTATGTTGATTCTGGATTTATATCAATCCATTCTAAAGCTATGGGTGTTGCCCCATACTCCGAAATGGGCACTAATGCTGATGATGGTTTTTGCAGGTATCTATATTGTCAAAGAAAGAGTTCGCATTATTGCTAGGTTCTTCATGTTTGTAACCATATTGGTGCCAATTCTGATCATCTTGACATTGATTTCCTTTCCAACATCTGTTGAATACCGATATTTGTTTCCAATCGGCCAGGCTGGCACTCTAAAAATATTTATCGGTGCTCATTCTGTCTTGATTTCAATGCTGGGATTCGAACAGTTGTTAATCCTATCAAAATATACACAGGCAAATGACCGTTCAATATTGAAAGCAGTAAGTTTAGCCAATGGCATTACTGTTTTGATTTACGTTTTCCTGGTTCTGATCAGCTTCATGTTTTTCTCTCCAAAGGAAATAGATCTGATACCACATCCTGTCTTGTATATGTTAAAGGCAATCACCTTTAAAATCGTAGAAAGAATCGATCTACTCTTCATTTCAATCTGGATTGTAATCGTTGCAACTTCTTTTATCAGCTATTTGCTTTTTGCATCCAAGGGGGTTTCCTATCTTTTCAAATTGAAGGGTCATAAGGCTTCTGCTTACATTGTAGCTTCTGTTGCTTTTGCTTTGGCTTTAATCCCTAACACAAAGTTTGAAATTGAACAAATTAGTACGTATATCGGATATGTAAGTTATGGATTCATAGCGTTCATTCCTATCCTATTATTGTTGATTTCAATTCTTAAGTCATTAAGATCGGAGTGA
- a CDS encoding spore germination protein, protein MKRRKFPKPLKSKSQKALHSYQSELNTTSKPFFQSLDENIDFIKNALFRSDDVESRTFTFNGKKLTILFISSLVSKEKMKDFIIKPLQQANSGEIPELINTTQIDHSFDLMKIIRGMIEGQCTIFTEDMDFAYLVNVFQTNFRSVSEPTNEYVIRGSHEGFIESLQTNIYLMRKRIENPNLYMKYITLGKATNTKLAIMYIKDLADPELVNTIEERLNYIDTDSIQTPGYIEEFIEDYPLSPFPQVLNTERPDRATANLMEGRVIILMEGSPTVLVLPVNFFTFYQSPDDYNSRWVVGTFLRAIRVFSFLIAIGLPAFYIALVSFNLEVIPIELVFSVKSSLEFIPFPPLLEAFIMQLTLELLREASVRLPSPISQTIGIVGGLVIGTAVVQANLISNVMIIVIALTGISSFVVPSNEMTTTIRILGFPLMILASLFGFIGIVFGLMMILIQLCKMEPFGHPYFAPFAPFHLKDLKDTIFRLPRWMMNTRPMDASPQHLRQEWPSRGWKKDEK, encoded by the coding sequence ATGAAAAGAAGGAAATTTCCTAAACCGCTTAAATCGAAATCACAAAAAGCGCTGCATTCTTATCAATCCGAATTGAACACGACTTCCAAACCTTTTTTTCAAAGTTTAGATGAGAATATAGATTTTATTAAGAACGCCCTGTTCCGCTCAGATGATGTTGAATCCAGGACCTTTACGTTTAACGGCAAAAAACTCACCATCCTATTCATATCTTCTTTAGTCAGTAAAGAAAAGATGAAAGATTTCATAATTAAGCCGCTTCAGCAAGCGAATAGTGGGGAAATTCCTGAGTTGATAAACACAACCCAAATTGATCACTCATTCGATTTGATGAAAATCATCAGAGGAATGATTGAAGGGCAATGTACCATTTTTACTGAGGATATGGACTTCGCTTACTTAGTCAATGTTTTTCAGACTAATTTCAGAAGTGTTTCTGAACCTACGAATGAGTATGTCATCCGCGGATCCCATGAAGGATTCATTGAAAGTTTGCAAACAAATATTTATTTAATGCGAAAGCGAATCGAGAATCCTAACCTTTATATGAAATATATCACTTTAGGGAAAGCGACGAATACGAAACTTGCGATTATGTATATCAAAGACCTGGCCGATCCGGAACTGGTCAATACGATAGAAGAACGTCTGAACTACATTGATACGGACTCCATACAAACACCCGGCTATATCGAAGAATTCATTGAAGATTATCCGTTGTCTCCATTTCCACAAGTTCTGAATACAGAGCGTCCAGATCGGGCTACAGCCAACTTGATGGAAGGGAGGGTCATTATCTTGATGGAGGGGAGTCCAACTGTACTTGTATTACCTGTTAATTTCTTCACTTTCTATCAATCGCCGGATGACTATAACAGCAGATGGGTTGTCGGTACATTTCTCCGTGCCATCAGAGTCTTCAGTTTCTTGATTGCAATCGGACTACCTGCTTTTTACATTGCACTTGTATCATTCAATTTGGAAGTTATTCCTATTGAGCTTGTCTTTTCAGTTAAAAGCTCTCTTGAGTTCATTCCCTTCCCACCGTTATTGGAAGCTTTCATCATGCAGCTTACATTAGAGTTGCTGAGGGAAGCCTCAGTAAGATTACCCAGTCCGATTTCACAGACGATTGGTATCGTAGGTGGACTCGTCATTGGTACTGCTGTTGTTCAAGCAAATTTAATTTCCAATGTCATGATTATCGTCATTGCACTCACGGGAATCTCTTCTTTCGTGGTGCCATCGAATGAAATGACGACGACAATCCGTATATTAGGCTTTCCACTCATGATTTTGGCTTCATTATTCGGTTTTATCGGTATCGTATTTGGCTTGATGATGATCCTGATTCAGTTATGTAAGATGGAACCTTTTGGACACCCTTACTTCGCTCCATTTGCTCCATTCCATCTAAAAGACCTAAAGGATACCATCTTCCGATTACCACGCTGGATGATGAATACTCGGCCGATGGACGCATCCCCTCAACACTTGAGGCAGGAGTGGCCATCTAGAGGATGGAAAAAGGATGAAAAATAA
- a CDS encoding metal-sensing transcriptional repressor → MPEHDSPIIPRTEEEKVKIQNRLKRIEGQVRGLQKMVDEDRYCMDVLVQISAINSALKQVGFTLMERHANTCMKHTIESGDGEEYIDELMKIFRQFSKS, encoded by the coding sequence ATGCCTGAACATGATTCACCGATCATTCCAAGAACCGAAGAAGAGAAGGTGAAGATCCAGAATCGATTGAAGCGGATTGAAGGCCAAGTCCGCGGGCTTCAGAAGATGGTGGATGAAGACCGGTATTGCATGGATGTGCTCGTCCAAATTTCAGCGATCAATTCTGCCTTGAAGCAGGTCGGATTTACGTTGATGGAAAGACATGCGAATACGTGTATGAAGCATACGATTGAATCTGGAGACGGAGAAGAATACATTGATGAACTGATGAAGATTTTCAGACAATTCTCGAAGTCCTAA
- a CDS encoding heavy metal translocating P-type ATPase, translated as MSEAQQLTHQVREETLPISGMTCAACSNRIEKVLNKMDGVEASVNLTTEKAKVKFDEEKVSSDEIIEKIQKLGYDVPSERVELDIEGMTCAACSNRIEKVVGKMAGVTQANVNLTTEVGNFEYKPGIVTLEDILTKIDKLGYSASVKKDRDTKQESKDRELKKKQRTLLLSILLSSPLLYTMFGHMPFETGIPVPHILMNPWIQLLLATPVQFYIGGPFYIGAYRALMNKSANMDVLVALGTSAAYFYSLVETLRFAVRPGYEPQLYFETSAILITLILLGKYFEFLAKGRTTLALKSLLNLQAKEATVLQDGQEKKVPVDQVNVGDHILVKPGEKIPVDGKVVKGQSSVDESMITGESIPVEKNVDEDVIGSTINKNGSLIIEATKVGKDTALAGIIRIVEEAQGSKAPIQRMADVISGIFVPIVVAISVIVFLIWYFVAAPGELTAALEASIAVLVIACPCALGLATPTSIMVGTGKGAEQGILFKGGEYLEGTHKINAVLLDKTGTITKGTPEVTDWIPFSEDDQLLSYLIAAERGSEHPLANAIVTYGQEQKADGLEADEFEAVPGHGIIAKINSQEILVGTRKLMKQHSIDTSSHEEDIIQLENEGKTVMLMALNNELAGLIAVADTIKETSKEAIQQLKNMGIDVYMITGDNERTANAIAEQIDLDGVFAEVLPEEKSEKVKELQSKGKKVMMVGDGINDAPALALADIGVAIGTGTDVAIETADITLLGGDLLLLRKAIVLSQKTMKNIKQNLFWALFYNSAGIPIAALGLLAPWVAGAAMAFSSVSVVSNSLRLKKVKI; from the coding sequence ATGAGTGAAGCACAACAGCTCACACATCAAGTAAGGGAAGAAACGCTACCCATTTCAGGTATGACATGCGCAGCCTGCTCAAATCGGATTGAAAAAGTGCTGAACAAGATGGATGGGGTTGAAGCCTCCGTCAATTTGACGACAGAAAAGGCGAAAGTGAAATTCGATGAAGAGAAGGTTTCGTCAGATGAGATCATCGAAAAAATTCAAAAGCTCGGGTACGATGTTCCTTCTGAACGAGTTGAGCTTGATATCGAAGGGATGACATGTGCTGCCTGCTCCAATCGCATTGAAAAGGTAGTCGGGAAAATGGCAGGCGTTACGCAAGCCAATGTCAACCTGACAACCGAGGTTGGGAATTTTGAATATAAGCCTGGAATCGTTACCCTTGAAGATATTCTTACTAAAATTGATAAGCTTGGGTATTCGGCATCAGTCAAGAAAGACCGAGATACAAAGCAAGAATCGAAGGATCGGGAGTTGAAGAAGAAGCAACGAACACTTCTTCTTTCCATATTGCTTTCCTCACCACTTTTATACACGATGTTCGGACATATGCCGTTTGAGACTGGAATTCCGGTTCCTCATATCCTTATGAATCCGTGGATCCAGCTTTTACTTGCGACACCTGTCCAGTTTTATATTGGAGGACCATTCTACATTGGCGCTTATCGTGCTTTAATGAATAAGAGCGCGAATATGGATGTATTAGTAGCGCTTGGAACCTCAGCCGCGTACTTCTACAGTCTTGTTGAAACGTTGCGCTTTGCCGTACGTCCAGGGTATGAGCCACAGTTATATTTTGAGACGAGTGCGATCCTTATCACGCTCATCCTTCTAGGGAAGTATTTTGAATTCCTGGCAAAAGGGCGGACGACATTAGCCTTGAAATCGTTGCTGAATTTACAAGCGAAGGAAGCGACGGTTCTGCAGGATGGCCAAGAGAAAAAGGTTCCAGTCGATCAGGTCAATGTAGGGGACCATATCCTCGTAAAACCCGGTGAAAAGATTCCAGTCGATGGGAAGGTCGTGAAAGGGCAATCGTCTGTCGATGAGTCGATGATTACGGGTGAATCCATCCCAGTAGAAAAAAATGTGGATGAGGATGTCATTGGATCGACCATCAACAAAAACGGTTCATTGATTATTGAAGCGACTAAGGTAGGGAAAGATACTGCTCTTGCGGGTATCATCCGGATCGTGGAAGAAGCTCAAGGTTCAAAAGCACCTATTCAACGGATGGCGGATGTTATTTCTGGAATCTTTGTCCCGATCGTTGTTGCAATCAGTGTCATCGTCTTCCTCATCTGGTATTTCGTCGCAGCTCCAGGTGAATTGACAGCAGCACTGGAGGCTTCGATCGCCGTCCTCGTGATTGCATGTCCATGTGCCTTAGGCCTTGCAACTCCAACCTCCATCATGGTAGGGACCGGTAAAGGTGCAGAACAGGGAATTCTCTTTAAAGGTGGAGAATATCTCGAAGGTACGCATAAGATCAATGCTGTTCTGTTGGATAAGACAGGGACGATCACGAAAGGCACGCCTGAGGTTACGGATTGGATTCCTTTTTCAGAAGACGATCAGCTATTGAGCTACTTGATTGCTGCAGAACGAGGGTCTGAACATCCACTCGCAAATGCAATCGTCACCTATGGACAAGAACAGAAAGCTGATGGCTTGGAAGCGGATGAATTTGAAGCTGTACCAGGTCATGGTATTATTGCTAAGATCAATAGCCAGGAAATCCTGGTGGGAACGCGAAAATTAATGAAGCAGCATTCGATTGACACTTCTTCACATGAAGAGGATATCATCCAGCTGGAGAACGAAGGCAAGACCGTCATGTTGATGGCTTTGAATAACGAACTCGCGGGTCTGATTGCGGTTGCAGACACAATTAAAGAAACATCGAAAGAGGCCATACAGCAACTGAAGAATATGGGCATCGACGTTTATATGATTACCGGTGATAATGAGCGTACTGCCAACGCTATTGCTGAACAGATTGACCTTGATGGGGTCTTTGCAGAAGTCCTTCCTGAAGAGAAGTCTGAAAAAGTAAAAGAGCTCCAATCAAAAGGTAAGAAGGTCATGATGGTGGGAGATGGCATTAATGATGCGCCTGCACTAGCTCTAGCTGATATCGGTGTCGCAATCGGTACCGGGACAGATGTCGCCATTGAAACAGCTGATATCACCCTTCTTGGCGGAGACTTATTGCTCTTACGTAAAGCAATCGTTTTAAGTCAGAAGACGATGAAAAACATCAAACAAAACCTATTCTGGGCTTTATTCTATAACTCTGCTGGAATACCGATCGCCGCTCTCGGACTTCTTGCACCATGGGTAGCAGGGGCAGCGATGGCATTCAGCTCTGTATCCGTTGTTAGTAACTCTCTTCGTTTGAAGAAAGTGAAAATATAA
- the copZ gene encoding copper chaperone CopZ, with translation MEKTLQVEGMTCNHCKQAVTNALAELNGVNEVDVDLEKGTASVQYEEGKVTEEDMKNAVEEQGYDVK, from the coding sequence ATGGAAAAAACATTACAAGTAGAAGGTATGACATGTAACCATTGCAAGCAGGCGGTGACCAATGCATTGGCTGAATTGAATGGTGTGAACGAGGTCGATGTTGATCTTGAAAAAGGCACAGCATCCGTTCAATATGAAGAAGGAAAAGTAACAGAAGAAGATATGAAAAATGCAGTTGAAGAACAAGGGTATGACGTAAAATAG
- a CDS encoding DUF2188 domain-containing protein yields MSRMIVTVKRGKKWANILDGNYRSSSTHLTQQDAIEVAKHRAQQKGYEHVIYRKDGTIREINKYLPLTIQK; encoded by the coding sequence ATGTCTAGAATGATTGTAACCGTCAAAAGAGGGAAGAAATGGGCCAATATTTTAGACGGGAATTACCGATCCTCGAGTACTCATCTGACACAGCAGGACGCTATAGAAGTGGCGAAGCATCGGGCACAGCAGAAGGGTTACGAGCATGTGATCTACCGAAAAGACGGAACAATCCGCGAGATTAATAAATATCTACCACTTACTATTCAAAAGTAA
- a CDS encoding CPBP family intramembrane glutamic endopeptidase has protein sequence MFKVVLPVLVAWLILGIAFQSKDEFWLLFPIVQGGLLLYAWWKARPSLGAPKAQQIFLAVVSGVFLYGLFAFGKTVVLSMAPTLFEELGALYGLIQPKTIWHTLLVFVLIIPAEEWFWRGFVQSSLPGSSVFRIGVAVTLYAAAHIASGSLLLVAAALVAGLFWGILYEYTQSLLPALISHWIFDLFFFLLFPLL, from the coding sequence ATGTTTAAAGTAGTCCTACCAGTATTGGTTGCCTGGCTCATTCTTGGCATCGCTTTTCAATCAAAGGACGAATTCTGGCTCCTGTTCCCTATCGTCCAAGGAGGGCTTTTGCTATACGCCTGGTGGAAAGCACGACCTTCGTTAGGAGCTCCGAAAGCACAGCAAATCTTCCTAGCCGTTGTAAGTGGCGTTTTCTTATATGGATTGTTTGCCTTCGGGAAAACAGTCGTCTTGTCCATGGCTCCAACCCTTTTTGAAGAACTCGGAGCCCTGTACGGATTGATTCAGCCGAAGACGATTTGGCATACCCTGCTTGTGTTTGTGTTAATCATCCCTGCTGAGGAATGGTTTTGGAGGGGCTTTGTCCAATCCTCCCTCCCAGGTTCCTCTGTTTTCCGTATCGGTGTTGCAGTCACATTGTATGCTGCTGCCCACATCGCATCCGGCAGCCTCTTGCTTGTTGCAGCTGCACTTGTTGCAGGCTTGTTCTGGGGAATTTTATACGAATATACGCAGTCTCTTTTACCAGCTCTCATTTCACATTGGATTTTTGACCTGTTTTTCTTTCTTTTATTTCCATTACTGTGA
- a CDS encoding DMT family transporter codes for MKQEPFINPYIAIFIGVLSVSTSAILVKLSSAPAPVIAGYRLLFTTLLMLPVMVIYFRNDFKRLTRRDLLYCLFSGIFLAVHFILWFESLNYTSVASSVVLVALQPIFAFVGTYIFFKEKLSLKALLGGLLAISGSVLISWGDFKISGMALFGDLLALLGAVAVTVYYLFGQTLRKHLHLMTYTFLVYGMATCTLFIYCLSLDYDLAPYPQMDWIYFLLLAIFPTLLGHSIFNWALKHVSTTVISMSILGEPIGASILAYFLLGESVRLEQFIGGMIILFGIYMFLRRPKYKASRKASSKDPVKEVRENV; via the coding sequence TTGAAACAAGAACCATTCATCAATCCATACATAGCTATTTTTATCGGCGTTTTATCTGTTTCAACCTCTGCTATACTCGTAAAATTATCATCAGCACCAGCACCTGTCATTGCAGGATATCGTCTATTATTCACCACCCTGCTTATGCTCCCGGTAATGGTGATCTACTTCAGAAACGATTTTAAGAGATTGACTAGAAGAGACCTGCTCTATTGTCTATTCTCAGGGATTTTCTTAGCCGTCCATTTCATTCTTTGGTTCGAATCGTTGAATTACACGTCTGTGGCAAGCTCGGTGGTCCTTGTCGCATTGCAGCCGATTTTCGCTTTTGTCGGCACATATATTTTCTTTAAGGAAAAATTATCTTTGAAAGCTTTACTTGGAGGACTCTTAGCAATCAGCGGAAGTGTATTGATCAGCTGGGGGGATTTTAAGATCAGTGGAATGGCGCTGTTCGGTGATTTGTTAGCCCTACTCGGCGCCGTGGCCGTGACGGTTTACTATTTATTTGGACAAACACTCAGGAAGCATCTTCATCTCATGACCTATACATTCCTTGTCTATGGAATGGCGACTTGTACACTTTTCATTTATTGTCTGAGCCTTGATTATGACCTTGCGCCATATCCACAGATGGATTGGATCTATTTCTTACTGCTTGCGATCTTCCCAACTTTGCTTGGGCATTCCATCTTCAACTGGGCGTTGAAACATGTTAGTACGACCGTCATTTCAATGAGCATCCTCGGAGAACCGATCGGGGCATCCATTCTCGCCTATTTCCTACTTGGAGAATCCGTTCGTCTTGAACAATTCATAGGGGGCATGATAATCCTATTCGGTATTTATATGTTTTTGAGGAGACCAAAATATAAAGCTTCCAGGAAGGCGTCCTCTAAAGATCCGGTAAAAGAGGTCCGGGAAAATGTTTAA
- a CDS encoding putative bifunctional diguanylate cyclase/phosphodiesterase: MTMTNRLIAIFTITMFVIYSLFSFNSEGFSYFAISSFGFLLLISIGFLRKGALNESKLKRMLAVFTGISIVTVGLAEVLRYFIPVDSGPLRLLSESFWLIHILSLAIGLGIILKKVRTNFQLSYLLLDLHISMTVFGSILYVTYQTYASLDDYLYTIVYPLGTLYVLFILATFFLVIDRPIARPVLNGLLAGISICTISNVVLLIDSMDGQLFKEKYLFLYGLGMFIIASSFIRKQTNRRKVNPLSRISYGHWEVIRPIIQYTGVLVLLYVFIFSYRDHNVLFAGMVVTVLLVICRDMISIVQNQSLIRRLKIFNQQLEKKIGERTKELTDSHHDLENAFKQIEYIATHDPFSRLPNRRSLEQMIDWKIQVSKQNQTNVGLIIIDIDRLKHINDTLGHSIGDELLLQIVDRIQASIPAELFFARHGGDEFSILMEGFHDSKDIEDLTREIIKSVEQPFVVNEKELTITLSIGAVIYPEFANSSEELMKHADLAVFKAKEVRQNKVVFYEPEMNNELVGRMEMLSDLHSAVKRNEFIVFYQPQFDIFDGKLSGVEALVRWQHPIRGFISPGEFIPLAEEFDLIVPIDQIVMETAISQYMVWERQGIAPPRLSVNLCPQQFKKGDLSSRLRELIEKYSFPANKLIIEITESVAMNDEDFLTEQLREISSTGVQISIDDFGTGYSSLSYVKNYPLNQLKIARPFITDVPHSSNDIAMVKAITDLSHHFNLSVVVEGVETHEQLDFLKSISCEEVQGFYFSKPLSKEELEFGYLQAVSGTV; encoded by the coding sequence ATGACCATGACTAATCGATTGATTGCGATTTTCACCATTACGATGTTTGTCATATACAGTCTTTTCAGTTTCAATTCTGAAGGGTTTTCATATTTTGCCATCTCCAGTTTTGGGTTCCTGCTCCTGATCAGTATAGGATTTCTACGAAAGGGAGCGTTGAATGAATCGAAGCTGAAGCGGATGCTTGCCGTTTTTACAGGGATAAGTATCGTGACAGTTGGACTTGCTGAAGTTCTAAGGTATTTCATTCCTGTGGATTCAGGACCGCTACGCCTCCTTTCTGAGAGCTTTTGGCTCATACATATCCTGTCATTGGCAATCGGTCTCGGTATTATTTTGAAGAAGGTCCGGACGAATTTCCAATTAAGTTATTTGTTATTGGATCTCCATATCTCGATGACTGTTTTTGGTTCCATTCTTTATGTCACCTACCAAACATATGCAAGTTTGGATGACTATCTATATACCATTGTTTATCCACTGGGCACACTCTATGTTTTGTTCATATTGGCAACGTTCTTTTTGGTCATCGATCGCCCAATTGCGAGACCAGTCTTGAATGGTCTACTTGCTGGAATTTCAATTTGTACAATTTCAAATGTTGTCTTGTTGATTGACTCGATGGATGGTCAGCTCTTCAAAGAAAAATATCTCTTCTTATATGGATTAGGCATGTTTATAATCGCTTCTTCATTCATAAGAAAACAAACGAACCGAAGGAAAGTGAATCCATTATCAAGGATAAGCTATGGTCATTGGGAAGTGATCAGACCGATCATCCAATATACCGGTGTACTGGTTCTCCTTTATGTATTCATTTTCTCATACAGGGATCATAATGTTCTCTTTGCTGGGATGGTGGTGACGGTCCTGCTTGTCATTTGCAGGGATATGATCAGTATCGTTCAAAACCAATCCCTGATCAGAAGACTGAAGATTTTCAACCAGCAGCTAGAAAAGAAAATCGGGGAACGGACGAAAGAATTGACAGATTCTCATCATGATTTGGAAAATGCGTTTAAACAGATCGAATACATTGCTACACATGATCCGTTCAGTCGTTTGCCGAACCGTCGATCACTGGAACAAATGATTGATTGGAAGATTCAAGTTTCAAAACAGAACCAAACGAATGTCGGTCTCATAATTATCGATATCGACCGTTTGAAGCACATTAACGATACACTCGGTCACTCGATCGGTGACGAACTTTTGCTGCAGATTGTGGACCGGATTCAAGCGAGTATACCGGCTGAGCTGTTCTTCGCTCGTCATGGGGGTGATGAATTCTCTATCCTCATGGAAGGATTTCATGATTCAAAAGATATTGAAGACCTGACTAGGGAGATCATCAAGTCCGTCGAGCAGCCGTTTGTTGTCAATGAGAAAGAACTTACGATTACGTTGAGCATCGGGGCAGTGATTTACCCTGAATTTGCGAATTCATCTGAAGAGCTTATGAAGCATGCTGACCTTGCCGTATTCAAGGCAAAGGAAGTCCGGCAAAATAAAGTCGTCTTTTATGAGCCGGAAATGAATAATGAGCTTGTTGGCAGGATGGAAATGCTGAGTGATTTGCATTCCGCTGTAAAACGGAATGAATTTATTGTATTTTATCAGCCGCAGTTTGATATTTTTGATGGAAAGCTTTCCGGTGTTGAAGCCCTTGTACGTTGGCAACATCCAATCCGAGGATTCATATCACCAGGAGAATTCATTCCCCTGGCTGAAGAATTCGACTTGATCGTTCCCATTGATCAGATCGTGATGGAAACTGCGATCTCCCAATACATGGTATGGGAGCGTCAGGGAATTGCCCCACCGCGATTAAGTGTGAATCTATGTCCGCAGCAATTCAAAAAAGGGGACTTAAGCTCAAGACTGCGTGAGTTGATTGAGAAGTACTCGTTTCCAGCAAACAAGCTCATCATTGAAATTACGGAAAGTGTCGCCATGAATGATGAGGATTTCCTGACCGAACAATTACGGGAAATTTCATCGACAGGCGTCCAAATCTCCATCGACGATTTTGGCACGGGATACTCTTCATTAAGTTATGTGAAAAACTATCCGTTGAATCAGTTGAAAATTGCAAGACCTTTCATCACCGATGTCCCTCATAGCTCGAATGACATTGCGATGGTGAAAGCCATCACCGATCTCTCACACCATTTCAACTTGTCTGTCGTAGTGGAAGGGGTGGAAACCCATGAGCAGCTTGATTTCCTCAAGTCGATTAGCTGTGAAGAGGTCCAGGGCTTTTACTTCAGCAAGCCTCTTTCGAAAGAGGAACTGGAATTCGGATACTTACAAGCTGTAAGTGGGACTGTATAA